The following are encoded in a window of Brevibacillus ruminantium genomic DNA:
- a CDS encoding non-ribosomal peptide synthetase translates to MCSFSVGNEVYLLPSSYGQNRIWFFEQMVPNSATYHIPLLLKITGEIDPEILTRTLDKIRERHEILRTTFVEIEGELKQKVSLQLPSLVLEYKTMEEVEQEQPFPQFLEKFAWEPFDLEEGPLVKFQLIRVDPSVHYLLINIHHIIFDAWSLEVLKKELVDLYPLIEQGRADGYEELPLQYADYANWQKERLEGEALQKTLTFWRQHLEQVPSLLELPTDRPRPKEQSYAGDNVRFELPSSLVEPINAFCRAHQATHYTFFLAAFNVLLYRYTGQKDIVIGTPIANRTHPLTQDLIGFFVNTLPVRTYIKPYSSFSKILKTTIKSFLLTYENSEVPFEKLVRELKPERDSSYHPFFQALFTLHDDQEKETDAPFTIENEKIHTSTSKFDLVLYLACGKESISGEIEYSTDLFNRRTIERFQQHYITLISEILSHPQKPVSKLNILTKEEREQLESRNFLLAQMQPQFIHTLMTDQVPRLAEQIAVKGNEQSFTYAQLDQKSNQIAHELIARGIQPGNIVGVRLRRSPAQIAAILGVMKSGCVYMPIDTALPMERVQLMIEDSRSTAIITDDPLFHPWRETLTLLEPQEVFGRQRTDDPEITISLCPQEAIAYVIYTSGTTGRPKGVRISHGSLVNHILGFLQEFPFQPEEKVLQNISCSFDPAMTEIFCSLIAGGTLVITDHDKQFDIEYLAAMMRDEGITRAQLFHSLLEKLLDHPSFTANPHFRYLFTGGEPLPHKLVQKFYKNMESGAPLINLYGPTEACVAATFWRCDADHPHVITPIGNPFPHYQVLVLDENLQPVPRGVIGEMYIGGPGVGKGYVNNQGLSEKAFPLLEIAGGPERYYRTGDLVKQREAGEYLFVSRKDTQVKVRGFRIELDEILHIIGQQPEIKEAAVLVEEVYGDKKIFAFLVKKTGMPLTASELKKRLAKKLPHYMVPHVIKWMDQLPVSLNGKLDKSRLSFEGNDLASNEKIQPRTPFEQQLAAIWQEVLNVGAIGINEDFFDLGGHSIKVIEMAGLLRKRMNVRLAPSDLFLYRTVEALSEYLQAEGTREESGILVKLKEGRSDEPPLFLIHPGGGGTLCYVPLVRNIDRDIDMYGLQSQGYEKNLAPLADLKEMAALYVKEMQKIQPRGPYQMAGWSLGGTIAVEMARILEAEGESIRFLGLLDAHAFDRVALKKQHEDPLTVWAKSLSIDVKKFGERPHMEKCQIILEAAIHSKRLPQNAELEDVHRIINVMAANNLASDQYSFTTPIQTDLHLLVCRELDPATSHELVNAEKWRERTSGNVYTYSLPGHHNNLMSSPQVEQVGQKISEILKWG, encoded by the coding sequence ATGTGCTCATTTTCTGTAGGGAATGAAGTTTATTTGCTCCCCTCTTCCTATGGTCAGAACCGCATCTGGTTTTTTGAGCAAATGGTTCCAAATAGTGCGACCTACCATATTCCGCTGTTGCTGAAAATCACAGGGGAAATAGACCCGGAAATCTTGACCCGAACGCTGGATAAAATCAGGGAACGACATGAAATTTTGCGCACGACTTTTGTAGAAATCGAAGGGGAACTGAAGCAAAAGGTTTCCCTTCAGCTCCCTTCGCTCGTGCTCGAATACAAAACGATGGAGGAAGTGGAACAGGAGCAGCCCTTTCCCCAATTTTTGGAGAAATTTGCGTGGGAGCCATTCGATCTCGAAGAAGGCCCGTTAGTCAAATTTCAACTCATTCGGGTCGATCCAAGCGTGCACTACTTGCTGATCAATATTCACCATATCATCTTTGACGCCTGGTCACTGGAGGTCTTGAAGAAAGAGCTGGTAGACCTCTATCCCCTGATTGAGCAGGGCAGGGCTGATGGATATGAAGAGCTTCCCTTGCAGTACGCAGACTATGCCAATTGGCAAAAAGAGCGGCTGGAGGGAGAGGCATTGCAGAAAACACTGACCTTTTGGCGGCAGCATCTGGAGCAAGTCCCATCGTTGCTGGAGCTTCCCACGGATCGTCCCCGGCCCAAGGAACAGTCATACGCAGGGGATAACGTCAGGTTTGAGTTGCCCAGTTCGTTGGTAGAACCCATCAACGCGTTTTGCCGGGCCCACCAGGCGACTCACTATACCTTTTTTCTCGCCGCGTTCAATGTACTTCTGTACCGGTATACCGGTCAAAAGGATATCGTGATAGGGACGCCGATCGCCAATCGCACGCATCCATTAACCCAGGATTTGATCGGCTTTTTTGTCAATACGCTGCCGGTTCGCACCTATATCAAACCTTACAGCAGTTTTTCCAAAATCCTGAAAACGACGATCAAATCCTTTCTGCTGACGTATGAAAACAGTGAAGTGCCTTTTGAAAAATTGGTGCGGGAGCTCAAGCCGGAGCGGGACAGCAGCTACCATCCCTTTTTTCAAGCGCTCTTTACCTTGCATGACGACCAGGAAAAAGAGACAGATGCGCCCTTTACGATTGAAAACGAAAAGATTCACACAAGCACGTCCAAGTTCGACCTCGTGCTGTACCTCGCCTGCGGGAAAGAATCGATATCAGGGGAAATCGAATACAGCACCGATCTGTTCAATCGCAGGACCATTGAGCGTTTTCAGCAGCACTACATCACGTTGATCAGCGAAATCCTGAGCCATCCTCAGAAGCCAGTCAGCAAATTGAACATTTTAACCAAAGAAGAGAGAGAACAGCTCGAATCCCGAAATTTCTTGCTTGCCCAGATGCAGCCGCAGTTCATTCACACGTTGATGACGGATCAGGTGCCGCGACTTGCAGAGCAGATCGCAGTCAAAGGAAATGAGCAATCCTTTACGTATGCGCAGTTGGATCAGAAATCAAACCAGATCGCGCATGAACTGATAGCGAGAGGGATTCAGCCGGGGAACATCGTTGGCGTGCGGCTGCGCCGTTCGCCTGCACAAATCGCGGCGATTTTGGGCGTGATGAAAAGCGGCTGCGTCTACATGCCGATTGATACGGCATTGCCGATGGAGCGAGTGCAGCTCATGATCGAGGACTCCCGGTCGACTGCCATCATTACCGATGATCCGTTATTCCATCCGTGGAGAGAGACCCTCACGCTGCTGGAGCCGCAAGAGGTGTTTGGCCGGCAGCGGACGGACGATCCGGAGATCACGATTTCTCTTTGTCCGCAGGAAGCGATTGCTTACGTCATTTATACCTCCGGAACCACAGGAAGGCCCAAGGGTGTCCGGATCAGCCACGGATCGCTGGTCAATCACATTCTCGGTTTTCTTCAGGAATTTCCGTTTCAGCCGGAAGAAAAGGTGTTGCAAAATATAAGCTGCAGCTTTGACCCGGCCATGACAGAGATTTTCTGTTCTCTGATCGCGGGAGGAACTCTGGTCATCACCGATCATGACAAGCAGTTTGACATTGAGTATCTGGCAGCGATGATGCGGGATGAGGGAATTACCAGAGCTCAGCTTTTCCACAGTCTGCTGGAAAAGCTATTGGATCACCCTTCCTTTACGGCCAATCCGCATTTTCGCTATCTATTTACCGGCGGAGAGCCATTGCCGCATAAACTGGTTCAAAAGTTTTACAAAAATATGGAAAGTGGTGCGCCGCTGATTAACCTGTACGGACCGACAGAAGCGTGTGTAGCAGCTACCTTTTGGAGATGCGATGCTGACCACCCCCATGTGATTACACCGATCGGCAATCCGTTTCCTCATTATCAAGTCCTGGTGCTGGATGAAAATCTTCAGCCCGTACCCAGAGGCGTGATCGGGGAGATGTATATTGGCGGGCCAGGCGTGGGCAAAGGGTACGTAAATAATCAGGGACTGAGTGAAAAAGCTTTTCCTCTGCTGGAGATAGCAGGAGGACCGGAACGATATTACCGGACCGGCGATTTGGTCAAGCAGCGGGAAGCGGGTGAATATCTGTTCGTTTCACGGAAAGATACGCAAGTAAAGGTCAGGGGTTTTCGCATTGAGCTGGATGAAATTCTGCATATCATCGGGCAGCAGCCCGAAATCAAAGAGGCGGCTGTTCTGGTGGAAGAAGTGTATGGGGATAAAAAGATCTTTGCGTTTCTGGTCAAAAAAACCGGCATGCCGCTCACAGCGAGCGAATTGAAAAAACGCCTCGCCAAAAAGCTGCCTCATTACATGGTCCCTCATGTGATCAAATGGATGGATCAATTACCTGTCTCCCTGAATGGAAAGCTGGACAAAAGCCGGCTTTCGTTTGAGGGGAACGATTTGGCCAGCAACGAAAAAATACAGCCTCGAACCCCTTTTGAACAGCAACTGGCAGCCATCTGGCAAGAAGTCCTGAACGTAGGGGCAATCGGGATCAACGAGGACTTCTTTGATCTCGGCGGCCACAGCATCAAAGTGATTGAGATGGCGGGGTTATTGCGAAAGCGGATGAATGTCCGGCTAGCTCCCTCTGATCTCTTCCTGTATCGAACGGTGGAAGCCTTGAGTGAGTACCTGCAAGCGGAAGGAACGCGCGAAGAAAGCGGGATTCTGGTCAAGCTGAAGGAAGGCCGAAGCGATGAACCGCCTTTATTCCTCATCCATCCGGGGGGAGGGGGAACGCTTTGCTATGTGCCGCTCGTCCGCAACATTGATCGGGATATCGACATGTACGGGCTGCAGTCACAAGGCTATGAAAAAAATCTGGCTCCGCTTGCCGATCTGAAAGAAATGGCGGCATTGTATGTCAAAGAGATGCAAAAGATCCAGCCACGGGGACCGTATCAGATGGCGGGATGGTCCTTGGGCGGAACCATTGCAGTTGAAATGGCCCGGATTCTGGAAGCAGAGGGGGAGTCCATCCGCTTTCTCGGCCTGCTGGATGCACATGCCTTTGACCGGGTGGCCCTGAAAAAGCAACACGAAGATCCGTTAACAGTCTGGGCAAAAAGCTTGTCCATTGATGTGAAAAAATTTGGGGAAAGACCCCATATGGAAAAATGCCAGATTATCCTCGAAGCCGCCATCCACAGCAAGCGACTGCCGCAAAATGCTGAACTGGAGGACGTCCATCGCATTATCAACGTCATGGCAGCCAATAATCTGGCCAGTGATCAGTATTCCTTCACCACTCCCATCCAGACCGATTTGCATCTCCTGGTATGCCGGGAGCTCGATCCAGCCACCTCCCATGAGCTGGTGAACGCGGAGAAGTGGAGGGAGCGAACGAGCGGAAACGTCTACACCTATTCCCTGCCCGGACACCACAATAATCTGATGTCATCTCCACAGGTCGAACAAGTGGGGCAGAAAATCTCGGAAATTTTGAAATGGGGATGA
- a CDS encoding argininosuccinate lyase produces MRAQLTGRIQQSPHDVYTATVLYPQFAYEWEHYVSHYLSIEKALVQAYEKAEILTKEEAVSLWTAIQGIEKERLLESAKENMTDIAFTLEREIEKQLEQPVVKWHIDRSRNDYQACAQVMFAREQWLTLIEKIQVLRDVILDKAKNGIDVLMPGYTHYQSAQIISVAFYLTAISKHFLETERRMLETLDALNRSCPLGSGAMSGQEYPMDNHDLARSLGFSAYTGHALSAVASRDWLLDIGGCLAFFANNLSRFLTDLMNWGSSEYRFIDFPDELTGISSSMPQKRNFPILERARGKTSHLLTYYVDFLLGQRNTAYSNLVEVSKESSKNLLSLFQEMHGLLDLLKLVFENMTFQEENMRACCSKDYYGGFSLANRLTAQGGIPYRQSQVIAGRFITASIQAGHSPQHVCTMVLQKICREYGFDHPLTQEELQALFAVDSALTMKRSIGSTHPEAVQEVIALQTKEAIHFDQAANRISAAIKQKLEELDTWMTSEGKEHKA; encoded by the coding sequence ATGCGGGCGCAGTTGACGGGGCGTATTCAACAATCACCGCATGACGTATACACAGCTACTGTACTTTATCCGCAGTTTGCCTATGAATGGGAGCACTATGTTTCGCACTATCTTTCCATTGAAAAGGCATTGGTACAAGCATACGAAAAAGCGGAGATTCTCACAAAAGAAGAAGCAGTCTCTCTATGGACAGCGATTCAAGGGATTGAGAAAGAGAGGCTGCTGGAATCGGCAAAAGAAAATATGACCGATATCGCTTTTACCCTGGAGAGGGAGATCGAAAAGCAGTTGGAGCAGCCTGTTGTAAAATGGCATATCGACCGGAGCCGCAACGATTATCAGGCATGCGCGCAGGTCATGTTTGCCAGGGAGCAGTGGCTGACGCTGATCGAAAAAATACAAGTCCTGCGCGATGTCATTCTGGACAAAGCGAAAAATGGCATTGACGTCCTCATGCCTGGCTATACCCATTATCAGTCTGCTCAGATTATCAGTGTTGCTTTTTATCTGACGGCGATCAGCAAGCATTTTCTCGAGACTGAAAGAAGAATGCTGGAGACATTGGATGCCCTGAACCGGTCTTGCCCGCTCGGTTCAGGTGCCATGTCCGGGCAGGAGTATCCCATGGACAACCACGATCTCGCTCGCTCATTGGGATTTTCAGCCTACACCGGCCATGCATTGAGCGCAGTGGCATCAAGAGACTGGTTGCTGGATATCGGAGGCTGCCTGGCGTTCTTTGCGAACAATCTGAGCCGTTTTTTGACAGACTTGATGAACTGGGGCAGCAGCGAATACCGATTTATTGATTTTCCCGATGAACTGACAGGCATTTCATCCTCGATGCCGCAAAAACGCAATTTTCCGATTCTGGAGCGAGCAAGAGGGAAGACGAGCCATCTCCTCACGTATTACGTGGATTTTCTGCTGGGACAACGAAACACCGCCTACAGCAATCTGGTGGAGGTTTCCAAAGAGTCGAGCAAAAACCTCCTCTCCCTTTTCCAGGAAATGCATGGATTGCTGGATTTGCTCAAGCTGGTCTTTGAGAACATGACCTTTCAGGAAGAGAACATGAGAGCATGCTGCTCAAAAGATTATTATGGAGGGTTTTCACTTGCAAATCGACTGACGGCACAGGGCGGCATCCCTTATCGCCAGTCCCAGGTGATTGCCGGCCGTTTTATCACGGCATCGATACAAGCCGGACACTCTCCGCAGCATGTCTGCACGATGGTCCTGCAGAAAATTTGCCGCGAGTACGGATTTGACCATCCATTGACCCAGGAGGAACTGCAAGCTCTGTTTGCTGTGGATTCTGCCTTAACCATGAAGAGATCGATCGGGTCGACCCATCCGGAAGCAGTTCAAGAGGTGATAGCTCTGCAAACAAAAGAAGCGATTCATTTCGATCAGGCAGCCAATCGGATTTCTGCCGCTATCAAACAAAAGCTGGAAGAGCTGGATACATGGATGACGTCTGAAGGCAAGGAGCATAAAGCATGA
- a CDS encoding GHMP family kinase ATP-binding protein, with translation MRGKVGKGEAHGTFGELLQGVLPSGQDFLVTFPVDKYSTCQYVYSAKDEDLSVQPSWKRKSLQFGKAILQHYQLPLKGTLFLESQLQQGKGLASSTADMMATVRAIESYYQMAVPPEVIEAVLREIEPSDGLMYPGVVSYYHKEVRLREWIGECPPLTVVALDEGGEVSTVDFNNRPKPFNADEKQEYQLLLEKITAAIRTQDVGAIGEVATRSAEMNQKLHPKRMFTKVREICRTIQGTGVVTAHSGTFIGILISEQDSAYHEKVKEGLSLLGELGCPTEMFRSMSTSERKKVPV, from the coding sequence ATGAGAGGAAAAGTAGGTAAAGGAGAAGCACACGGTACATTCGGCGAGCTGTTGCAGGGGGTGCTGCCAAGCGGCCAGGACTTCCTGGTGACGTTTCCTGTGGATAAGTACTCGACTTGCCAATACGTCTATTCGGCGAAGGACGAGGATCTCAGCGTCCAGCCTTCCTGGAAGCGAAAATCGCTCCAGTTCGGCAAGGCGATCCTGCAACACTATCAATTGCCTTTGAAAGGAACATTGTTTCTGGAAAGCCAGCTTCAGCAGGGCAAAGGCTTGGCCAGTTCCACCGCAGATATGATGGCCACAGTGAGAGCGATAGAATCCTACTATCAAATGGCTGTCCCTCCTGAGGTGATCGAGGCTGTTCTTCGCGAAATCGAGCCATCCGATGGCCTCATGTACCCGGGCGTCGTTTCTTACTACCACAAAGAAGTGAGGCTCCGGGAATGGATAGGAGAATGCCCTCCCTTGACAGTCGTTGCGCTCGATGAAGGGGGAGAAGTCAGTACCGTAGATTTCAACAATAGACCGAAACCGTTCAACGCAGACGAAAAGCAAGAGTATCAGCTGCTGCTGGAGAAAATTACGGCCGCCATCCGCACGCAAGATGTGGGGGCGATCGGTGAAGTCGCCACCCGAAGTGCTGAGATGAACCAGAAGCTCCATCCCAAAAGGATGTTCACAAAGGTCAGGGAGATTTGCCGCACCATTCAGGGAACAGGTGTCGTTACCGCTCATAGCGGGACATTTATCGGCATCCTCATATCTGAACAGGACAGTGCGTACCATGAAAAGGTAAAAGAAGGACTCTCTTTGCTAGGGGAGCTGGGATGCCCGACTGAAATGTTCCGTTCGATGTCCACTTCCGAAAGAAAGAAGGTGCCAGTGTAA
- a CDS encoding cysteine synthase family protein, whose protein sequence is MNQCMNIIDLIGTTPLIRLRLGEGSKALAYAKLELLNPYGMKDRVAKAMILEAKRTGELQDGAPIVESSSGTLALGVTMIGTYLGHEVHIVTDPRIDELTLAKLKALGAHVHIVEKMQASGGWQSARLAYLQGLMLKYPNAYWPKQYENPQNPLAYETLADDLVGELGRVDYLVGSVGSGGSLCGTAKALLRKNPHLRVVAVDAVGSVIFYQTDNPKRLQSGLGNSLRSPNVDFSVIDEVHWLNDEEAFTWTRELARQEKIFAGNSSGSVYAVARWLSTQAAEDAVIACIFPDRGDRYVQSIYSDDFFQAHHLNPDGLSLSPQHIEKLQDVSAWAYFHFQKGKFEHEEKVAVY, encoded by the coding sequence ATGAACCAGTGCATGAACATCATCGACCTGATCGGGACAACACCGTTGATTCGGCTGCGATTGGGGGAGGGCAGCAAAGCTTTGGCCTATGCCAAACTGGAGCTGCTCAATCCCTACGGCATGAAAGACAGAGTAGCGAAAGCCATGATTCTGGAAGCGAAGAGGACGGGCGAACTGCAGGACGGTGCCCCGATCGTTGAGAGCTCCTCTGGAACGCTGGCTTTGGGGGTTACCATGATCGGAACCTACTTGGGGCATGAGGTCCACATCGTCACAGACCCGCGTATCGATGAGCTAACCCTGGCGAAACTCAAAGCACTGGGAGCGCATGTGCATATTGTGGAGAAAATGCAGGCGAGCGGCGGGTGGCAAAGCGCAAGGCTGGCGTATTTGCAAGGATTGATGCTCAAATATCCCAATGCCTATTGGCCCAAACAGTACGAAAATCCACAAAATCCATTGGCCTACGAAACATTGGCCGATGACCTGGTAGGAGAGCTGGGGCGAGTCGATTATCTGGTCGGGTCGGTGGGCAGTGGGGGTTCACTGTGCGGAACAGCGAAAGCATTGCTGAGGAAAAATCCTCATTTGCGCGTCGTCGCTGTAGATGCCGTAGGCAGTGTTATTTTTTATCAAACGGATAATCCCAAGCGTTTGCAAAGCGGCCTTGGCAACAGTTTGCGCTCCCCGAATGTAGATTTTTCGGTGATCGACGAAGTCCATTGGTTAAATGATGAAGAAGCGTTCACCTGGACGCGCGAGCTCGCCCGTCAGGAGAAAATCTTCGCTGGCAACAGTTCGGGCAGCGTGTACGCTGTCGCCAGGTGGCTGAGCACGCAGGCAGCAGAAGACGCGGTGATCGCCTGCATTTTCCCCGACAGGGGAGACCGGTATGTGCAGTCGATCTACAGCGATGATTTTTTCCAGGCTCATCATCTGAATCCAGACGGCCTCTCTCTATCCCCCCAGCATATTGAAAAATTACAAGATGTCTCTGCATGGGCCTATTTTCACTTTCAGAAGGGGAAATTTGAGCATGAAGAAAAAGTTGCTGTTTATTGA
- a CDS encoding ATP-grasp domain-containing protein, whose product MKKKLLFIESNTTGTGMLALQKTKELGYDPVLFTNDPTRYQGLSDQACEVVVCDTNQPDGLQDSIKSRFSTEEIAGVTTTSEYYIYTVALLAEHFGWDGNPPATMKSCRNKAAVRTLLQGLPELYQPWFFPVDSLQEAEEKKGQLHFPCIVKPVDDSGSNQVVVCRSYEELRQRVKEILAVKQNVRQQPAAQVALVEEYVEGPEYSVEVFSYNGEHSIIGITDKSTGGEPYFIETGHIFPSLSTNELREIVEAGVLALLDKLKWRFGPCHLEIKIVDQKVFLVECNGRLAGGMIPELIRYATGMDVLKEQLKAAVGLSPDLSSRPFQYAGIRFLIPKEAGEIREVTGLEQLKQLPGVKEVVCRAQLGQVVPRVVNAYGRLGYMIAVAADEKELRHLLNQIDVVDIGMKERVTFAELSE is encoded by the coding sequence ATGAAGAAAAAGTTGCTGTTTATTGAGTCAAATACGACGGGCACCGGCATGCTTGCTTTGCAAAAGACAAAAGAACTCGGCTACGATCCTGTTCTGTTTACCAACGATCCCACTCGTTATCAGGGTCTAAGCGACCAAGCGTGTGAAGTTGTCGTTTGCGATACGAATCAACCAGATGGACTGCAGGACAGCATCAAGAGCCGGTTCAGCACGGAGGAGATCGCAGGGGTAACGACGACCAGCGAATACTATATTTATACCGTTGCGCTGCTGGCCGAACATTTTGGATGGGATGGCAATCCCCCGGCCACGATGAAAAGCTGCCGGAACAAGGCGGCGGTACGAACCTTGCTCCAGGGGCTTCCCGAGCTGTATCAGCCCTGGTTTTTTCCTGTCGATTCTCTGCAAGAGGCAGAGGAGAAGAAGGGGCAGCTCCACTTCCCGTGCATCGTAAAACCGGTGGACGACAGTGGCTCCAACCAGGTGGTCGTGTGCCGCTCTTATGAAGAGCTGCGGCAGCGGGTGAAAGAGATATTGGCTGTGAAACAAAATGTACGTCAGCAACCAGCCGCGCAAGTAGCGCTGGTCGAAGAATATGTAGAGGGGCCGGAGTACAGTGTCGAGGTTTTCTCTTACAACGGGGAGCATTCGATCATCGGCATTACGGATAAGAGCACGGGAGGAGAGCCCTATTTTATCGAGACCGGCCATATTTTTCCGTCCTTGTCCACGAACGAGCTCAGAGAAATTGTAGAAGCGGGAGTGCTAGCCCTGCTAGACAAACTGAAGTGGCGTTTTGGCCCGTGCCATCTGGAAATCAAAATCGTCGATCAAAAGGTATTTCTCGTCGAATGCAATGGACGATTGGCCGGCGGGATGATTCCGGAACTGATTCGGTATGCCACGGGCATGGATGTACTGAAGGAACAGCTCAAAGCAGCGGTTGGGCTGTCTCCTGATCTTTCCAGTCGGCCTTTTCAGTATGCAGGCATTCGCTTCTTGATACCCAAAGAAGCCGGAGAAATTCGAGAGGTCACGGGTCTGGAACAGCTCAAACAGCTTCCGGGAGTGAAGGAAGTCGTATGCCGGGCACAGCTAGGACAAGTTGTGCCAAGGGTGGTCAATGCGTATGGCCGCTTGGGCTATATGATCGCGGTAGCAGCAGACGAAAAAGAGCTTCGTCATCTGCTGAATCAAATCGATGTGGTGGATATTGGGATGAAGGAGCGTGTAACTTTTGCTGAACTTTCTGAGTGA
- the ltaE gene encoding low-specificity L-threonine aldolase translates to MLNFLSDTVTLPTKEMMEAIQQAVLGDDVYGQDQTVNELESLAARMLGMEAACLMPSGTMANLSSIMAHCPRGSKVLVGDESDIYIYEAGGASVCGGIVYEPIPTQADGRLLVQDLEKAFPVDEEDPQFALPALLCLENTHNRCGGKVLPIPYLQEVKEFASARKIPVHMDGARIFNASVALDMDVREITCYADSIQVCLSKGLSAPVGSIVAGSHDHLKKVRRIRKMLGGGMRQAGIIAAPGLVALHSMVKRLDEDHQHAKQLAHGLAEIDGIDLDASEVQTNIVLFRITDPRFSWSTFLETAKEYGVIFSEMGYGRIRAVVHRQISSDDINKAVQAVEKMLKDSPL, encoded by the coding sequence TTGCTGAACTTTCTGAGTGATACGGTAACCCTGCCGACCAAGGAAATGATGGAAGCGATACAACAGGCCGTGCTCGGTGATGACGTGTATGGCCAGGATCAGACAGTCAATGAGCTGGAGAGCTTGGCTGCCCGTATGCTCGGAATGGAAGCAGCCTGCTTGATGCCAAGTGGAACGATGGCGAACTTGTCTTCGATCATGGCCCATTGTCCCCGCGGGTCCAAGGTACTGGTAGGGGACGAATCTGATATCTATATCTATGAAGCTGGTGGGGCTTCCGTATGCGGCGGCATTGTCTATGAGCCGATCCCCACGCAAGCGGATGGTCGTTTGTTGGTACAGGATCTCGAAAAGGCCTTTCCCGTCGATGAGGAGGACCCGCAATTTGCTTTGCCTGCCTTGCTGTGTCTGGAAAATACCCATAATCGGTGCGGGGGAAAAGTCTTGCCGATTCCCTATTTGCAGGAAGTAAAAGAATTTGCGAGTGCGCGAAAAATCCCGGTTCACATGGATGGAGCCCGCATTTTCAACGCTTCTGTAGCGCTCGATATGGATGTGCGGGAAATAACCTGCTATGCCGATTCGATTCAGGTCTGTTTGTCAAAAGGATTATCAGCCCCGGTCGGTTCGATTGTAGCGGGATCGCATGATCATCTGAAAAAAGTGCGACGGATAAGAAAAATGTTAGGTGGAGGAATGAGACAGGCAGGAATTATTGCAGCGCCGGGGTTGGTAGCTCTTCATTCGATGGTGAAGAGACTGGATGAGGATCACCAGCATGCAAAGCAACTGGCGCACGGACTGGCCGAGATTGACGGCATCGATTTGGACGCCAGCGAAGTGCAGACCAACATCGTTCTCTTTCGTATCACGGACCCGCGATTTTCATGGTCCACTTTTTTGGAGACAGCAAAGGAATACGGCGTGATCTTTTCGGAAATGGGCTATGGTCGAATCAGGGCTGTCGTACATCGGCAGATCAGCAGTGATGATATTAACAAAGCGGTTCAAGCAGTAGAAAAGATGTTGAAGGACAGCCCTCTCTAG
- a CDS encoding tetratricopeptide repeat protein: MVGIGRKIQYFREKRGYSRKYVAEDICDESTLFRIEKGKQIPRLDILQSICLKLKIPVDYLLSYENEEFIHFVVKIQKLCRESLYFQDYTALQYLIEEANSFLKQNKNFRDNSFLRFIEWQKGILYYQIDHHARKAEHTFRKLITNNQIVNELDINIANSLALLLLERNEKNEACHILTESMKVWSKLPFVEDRTLFPRLGYNLAYLHYHQKHYDRCLELGYQSLHYLYSHHLHYSAGEIYHMLGIVYQIHGNLTHAKEYLERAVSIFKYELRDQSYARAVGSLAEIYFKLGEIEEGRIMLQKTKEAREQKGEHTECQYAREGCPSTSFLLLEPLC, translated from the coding sequence ATGGTAGGAATCGGAAGGAAAATCCAGTATTTTCGAGAGAAACGAGGGTATTCCAGAAAGTATGTTGCCGAGGACATTTGTGACGAATCGACGTTGTTTCGGATTGAGAAAGGAAAGCAAATTCCACGATTGGACATTTTGCAAAGCATTTGTCTAAAACTAAAAATTCCCGTCGATTATCTGCTTTCCTATGAAAACGAGGAATTTATCCATTTTGTTGTAAAAATTCAAAAGCTATGTCGGGAAAGTCTCTATTTTCAGGATTACACCGCTCTCCAGTACCTCATCGAAGAAGCGAATTCTTTTTTGAAACAGAACAAAAACTTCCGCGATAACAGTTTTTTGCGATTTATTGAATGGCAAAAAGGCATCTTGTATTACCAGATTGATCACCATGCCCGAAAAGCAGAGCATACCTTCCGGAAATTGATCACCAATAACCAAATCGTCAATGAGCTCGATATCAATATTGCCAATTCTCTTGCCTTGCTCTTGCTGGAACGGAATGAAAAAAATGAGGCCTGCCACATCCTGACCGAAAGCATGAAAGTTTGGAGCAAACTTCCCTTTGTTGAAGACCGAACCCTTTTCCCCCGACTGGGCTACAACCTGGCATACCTGCACTATCACCAGAAACATTATGATCGATGCCTGGAGCTAGGATACCAATCACTCCACTACCTCTATTCACACCATCTCCATTATTCAGCTGGCGAAATCTATCACATGCTGGGCATTGTTTACCAGATTCACGGAAACCTCACACATGCCAAAGAGTACCTGGAGCGGGCCGTCTCTATTTTCAAATATGAATTGCGCGATCAATCGTACGCGCGAGCTGTGGGTAGCCTGGCCGAAATCTATTTCAAGCTCGGCGAAATCGAAGAAGGCCGCATCATGCTGCAGAAGACAAAGGAGGCCCGCGAACAAAAAGGAGAGCATACTGAATGTCAGTATGCTAGAGAGGGCTGTCCTTCAACATCTTTTCTACTGCTTGAACCGCTTTGTTAA